In Rhizobium sp. CIAT894, the following are encoded in one genomic region:
- a CDS encoding beta-glucosidase yields MIDSILDKMTLEEQVSLLSGADFWTTVPIERLGVPKIKVTDGPNGARGAGSLVAGVKATCFPVAIALGASWNPDLVKQMGGALARQAKSKGAAVLLAPTVNIHRSGLNGRNFECYSEDPVLTSELAVAYIEGVQGEGIAATIKHFAGNESEIERQTMSSDIDERTLREIYLPPFEQAVRRAGVMAVMSSYNRLNGTYTSEHHWLLTEVLRQEWGFDGIVMSDWFGSHSTADTINAGLDLEMPGPARDRGEKLIAAVREGKVEAATVKAAARRMLLLLERVGAFEKTPDLTEQAIDLPEDRALIRRLGAEGAVLLKNDGILPLAKTSLDRIAVIGPNAATARVMGGGSAQIAAHYTVSPLEGIRAALANANSISHAVGCRHNRLIDVFKGKITVEYFKGRGCKGNPLHVEIVDKGEFFWFELPSGDLDPADFSARMRMQFVPEESGDHVFGMTNAGLARLFVDGVLTVDGHDGWTRGENYFGTANDEQRGTVALEAGRAYAVTVEYEPSIASGEGINLIAIRFGVEKPLGEGDIEAAVETARNADVALLFVGRDGEWDTEGLDLPDMRLPGRQEELIERVAAANANTVVVLQTGGPVEMPWLGKVRAVLQIWYPGQELGNAVADVLFGDVEPGGRLPQTFPKALADNSAMTGDAAVYPGKDGHVRYAEGVFVGYRHHDTRAVEPLFPFGFGLGYTRFSWGEPRLSAGEMGPDGVTISLDLTNIGDRAGSELVQLYISSPKTKVERPAKELRAFAKLSLQPGETGTAVMKIRSRDLAYFDVEAGAFRAEPGDYQLVVAANAADIRFIVDLPSPSGYILPPPS; encoded by the coding sequence ATGATCGATTCCATTCTCGACAAGATGACCCTTGAGGAGCAGGTCTCTCTGCTCTCGGGCGCCGATTTCTGGACGACGGTTCCTATCGAGCGTCTCGGCGTGCCGAAGATCAAGGTGACGGATGGGCCGAATGGCGCGCGCGGCGCCGGTTCGCTGGTCGCCGGCGTCAAGGCGACCTGCTTTCCCGTCGCCATCGCGCTCGGCGCCAGCTGGAATCCCGATCTCGTCAAGCAGATGGGGGGCGCCCTTGCGCGCCAGGCCAAGAGCAAAGGAGCGGCCGTGCTGCTCGCGCCGACGGTGAATATCCATCGCTCCGGTCTCAATGGTCGCAATTTCGAATGTTATTCCGAAGATCCGGTGCTGACATCGGAACTCGCCGTCGCCTATATCGAGGGCGTGCAAGGCGAGGGGATCGCGGCAACCATAAAACACTTCGCCGGCAACGAATCCGAGATCGAGCGGCAGACCATGTCTTCCGATATCGACGAGCGGACGCTGCGCGAAATCTACCTGCCGCCCTTCGAACAGGCCGTCCGCCGCGCCGGCGTCATGGCCGTCATGTCCTCCTATAATCGTCTCAACGGCACCTATACCAGCGAACATCACTGGCTGCTGACCGAGGTGCTGCGCCAGGAATGGGGTTTTGACGGTATCGTCATGTCCGACTGGTTCGGCTCGCATTCGACAGCCGATACGATCAATGCCGGTCTCGATCTCGAAATGCCGGGTCCGGCGCGCGATCGCGGCGAAAAACTGATTGCCGCCGTGCGCGAGGGCAAGGTCGAGGCCGCGACGGTGAAGGCTGCGGCGCGGCGGATGCTGCTGCTGCTCGAACGGGTCGGCGCCTTCGAGAAGACGCCTGACCTCACGGAGCAGGCGATCGACCTGCCGGAAGACCGGGCGCTGATCCGCCGCCTTGGCGCGGAGGGCGCGGTCCTGCTCAAGAACGACGGCATCCTGCCGCTTGCCAAGACCTCGCTCGACCGCATTGCCGTGATCGGACCGAATGCCGCCACCGCGCGCGTCATGGGCGGCGGCAGCGCCCAGATTGCGGCGCATTATACGGTGAGCCCGCTCGAAGGCATTCGCGCCGCCCTTGCCAATGCCAACAGCATCAGCCATGCGGTCGGCTGCCGCCATAACCGTCTGATCGACGTGTTCAAGGGAAAGATCACGGTCGAATATTTCAAGGGACGCGGCTGCAAGGGCAATCCGCTTCATGTCGAGATCGTCGACAAGGGCGAGTTCTTCTGGTTCGAACTGCCGTCGGGCGATCTCGACCCCGCCGATTTCTCGGCTCGGATGAGAATGCAATTCGTGCCGGAGGAGAGCGGCGATCATGTCTTCGGCATGACCAATGCCGGCCTGGCGCGGCTCTTCGTCGACGGCGTACTGACGGTGGATGGCCATGATGGCTGGACGCGCGGCGAAAACTATTTCGGCACCGCCAATGACGAGCAGCGCGGCACTGTCGCACTCGAAGCCGGCCGGGCCTATGCGGTCACCGTCGAATACGAGCCGTCCATCGCGAGCGGGGAGGGCATCAACCTCATCGCCATTCGTTTCGGCGTGGAAAAACCGCTCGGCGAGGGCGATATCGAGGCAGCCGTCGAGACGGCCCGCAATGCCGATGTGGCGCTTCTCTTCGTCGGCCGCGACGGCGAATGGGATACGGAGGGGCTTGATCTGCCCGACATGCGGCTTCCGGGCCGGCAGGAAGAACTGATCGAGCGGGTGGCCGCCGCCAATGCCAATACCGTGGTCGTGCTGCAGACCGGTGGCCCTGTGGAAATGCCGTGGCTCGGCAAGGTCCGCGCCGTGCTGCAGATCTGGTACCCGGGGCAGGAGCTCGGCAATGCTGTCGCCGACGTGCTGTTCGGCGATGTCGAGCCCGGCGGACGCCTGCCGCAGACCTTCCCGAAGGCGCTGGCGGACAATTCCGCCATGACAGGCGATGCCGCCGTCTATCCCGGCAAGGACGGGCATGTGCGCTACGCCGAAGGCGTCTTCGTCGGCTATCGTCACCACGACACACGCGCCGTCGAGCCGCTCTTTCCCTTCGGCTTCGGCCTCGGCTATACCCGTTTCAGCTGGGGTGAACCGCGGCTTTCGGCCGGCGAAATGGGGCCTGATGGCGTGACTATAAGCCTCGACCTGACCAATATCGGCGACCGGGCGGGCTCGGAACTGGTGCAGCTCTATATCAGTTCGCCAAAGACAAAAGTGGAGCGGCCGGCCAAGGAGCTGCGCGCCTTCGCAAAGCTTTCGCTGCAACCCGGTGAGACCGGCACGGCCGTGATGAAGATCCGGTCGCGCGATCTCGCTTATTTCGATGTCGAGGCCGGCGCCTTCCGGGCCGAGCCGGGCGACTACCAATTGGTAGTGGCGGCGAATGCGGCGGATATCAGGTTCATCGTCGACCTGCCGTCGCCATCGGGTTATATCCTGCCGCCTCCGTCCTGA
- a CDS encoding TetR/AcrR family transcriptional regulator, with protein MAELSEQNVGEEKRRRRSRKGETRRAEILAAAMRRFAEDGYQNAAIGDIASDVGLSLPGLLHHFPTKVDLLLSILAKRDLDSADFIGHYRADLRGLLKGMVEIFRRNAGMIEVIRAFAILNAESLMKGHPAKAWFLDRATEMQQHIAATFERAAADGSIDAGIDGNAMAAELIAVMDGLQMLWLRDPDRFDMVGGLEAYIIRLLASLDLKE; from the coding sequence ATGGCGGAATTGTCGGAACAGAATGTCGGAGAGGAGAAGCGCCGGCGGCGATCCCGCAAGGGGGAGACGCGCCGCGCGGAGATCCTGGCGGCTGCGATGCGGCGCTTTGCCGAGGACGGCTACCAGAATGCCGCGATCGGCGATATCGCCAGCGACGTCGGCCTGTCACTGCCCGGCCTGCTGCATCATTTCCCGACCAAGGTTGATCTGCTGCTGTCGATCCTCGCCAAGCGCGATCTCGATAGCGCCGATTTCATCGGCCATTATCGCGCCGATCTTCGCGGCCTGCTCAAGGGCATGGTCGAGATCTTCCGCCGCAATGCCGGCATGATAGAGGTTATCAGGGCCTTCGCCATCCTGAATGCCGAGAGCCTGATGAAGGGCCACCCCGCCAAAGCCTGGTTTCTCGATCGCGCCACCGAGATGCAGCAGCATATCGCCGCGACCTTCGAGCGGGCCGCCGCTGACGGCTCGATCGATGCCGGCATCGACGGCAACGCCATGGCCGCCGAACTGATCGCCGTCATGGACGGCCTGCAGATGCTCTGGCTGCGCGATCCCGACCGTTTCGACATGGTGGGCGGGCTGGAAGCCTATATTATCAGGCTGCTCGCAAGCCTCGACCTGAAGGAATGA
- the iolG gene encoding inositol 2-dehydrogenase, producing MIRFGVIGAGRIGKVHATTIAANPNAKLAYVADAFKASAEELAARTGAEVAEAEDVIKSPNVDAILIATPTPGHADLIEAAARAGKAILCEKPVSLSVDRINACLEVVEKNRSTLMIGFNRRFDPNFASLEARLRRGDIGAIEIVTITSRDPAPPPAEYVKSSGGLFRDMMIHDFDMARFLVGEEFTVVNALGSSLVDKAIGAEGDVDTAAVQMQTASGRIAVITNSRRATYGYDQRIEVHGAAGMLAAKNIAATSVELSNANGVSGDPVQHFFLERYAQAYANEINAFIEAINAGNPSPRPSGLDGLQAQKLAEAATVSWHTGRPVAVN from the coding sequence ATGATCAGGTTTGGAGTGATCGGCGCCGGTCGGATAGGCAAAGTGCATGCCACAACGATTGCGGCGAACCCCAATGCGAAGCTTGCTTATGTGGCGGATGCCTTCAAGGCTTCGGCTGAAGAGCTTGCCGCGCGGACGGGCGCCGAGGTTGCCGAAGCGGAGGATGTCATCAAGTCGCCGAACGTCGATGCAATCCTCATCGCGACGCCGACCCCGGGCCACGCCGATCTGATCGAGGCCGCGGCGCGGGCCGGCAAGGCCATTCTTTGCGAAAAGCCGGTATCCCTGTCGGTCGACCGCATCAACGCCTGCCTCGAGGTTGTCGAGAAAAACAGGTCGACTTTGATGATTGGCTTCAATCGCCGGTTCGATCCGAACTTTGCGAGTTTGGAGGCCCGCCTGCGCCGCGGCGATATCGGAGCAATCGAGATCGTGACGATCACCAGCCGGGACCCCGCACCCCCGCCCGCCGAGTATGTCAAATCCTCCGGCGGCCTGTTCCGTGACATGATGATCCACGACTTCGATATGGCCCGGTTCCTGGTCGGAGAGGAATTTACAGTCGTGAATGCACTCGGATCCTCGCTCGTCGACAAGGCAATCGGGGCCGAAGGCGATGTCGATACCGCCGCCGTGCAAATGCAGACGGCTTCGGGTCGCATTGCCGTCATCACCAATTCGCGCCGGGCGACTTACGGCTACGACCAGCGTATCGAAGTCCATGGCGCTGCAGGCATGCTTGCAGCGAAAAATATCGCCGCGACGAGCGTCGAGCTTTCCAATGCGAACGGCGTCAGCGGCGATCCTGTCCAACATTTCTTTCTCGAACGCTATGCGCAGGCTTATGCCAACGAGATCAACGCTTTCATCGAAGCGATCAATGCCGGCAACCCGTCTCCGAGACCAAGTGGACTGGATGGGCTCCAGGCTCAAAAGCTGGCGGAGGCCGCCACAGTGAGCTGGCATACTGGCAGGCCAGTTGCCGTCAATTGA